A DNA window from Streptomyces sp. CA-278952 contains the following coding sequences:
- a CDS encoding CDP-alcohol phosphatidyltransferase family protein: MRRPSVAELRPVVHPPGVKDRRSGEHWAGRMYMREVSLRVDRYLVNTRVSPNQVTYVMTLAGALAAPALLVPGIWGAVLGVVMVQLYLLFDCVDGELARWKKQYSLSGVYLDRVAAYLCDAAVLVGLGLRAADIWGEGRIDWLWAFLGTLAALGAILIKAETDLVGVARHQGGLPPVKEAASEPRSSGMALARRAAGALKFHRLILGIEASLVILVVAVVDAIGGDLFYTRLTVAVMAGIALLQTLLHLVSVLASSRLK; this comes from the coding sequence ATGCGACGACCATCAGTAGCTGAACTCCGTCCGGTCGTTCACCCCCCGGGGGTGAAGGACCGGCGCAGCGGCGAGCACTGGGCCGGGCGCATGTACATGCGCGAGGTCTCGCTGCGCGTGGACCGCTACCTGGTCAACACCCGCGTCTCGCCGAACCAGGTCACGTACGTGATGACGCTGGCCGGCGCCCTGGCCGCCCCGGCGCTGCTGGTGCCCGGCATCTGGGGCGCGGTGCTCGGCGTGGTGATGGTCCAGCTCTACCTGCTGTTCGACTGCGTGGACGGCGAGCTGGCCCGCTGGAAGAAGCAGTACTCGCTCAGCGGGGTCTACCTGGACAGGGTCGCCGCCTATCTCTGCGACGCGGCGGTACTCGTCGGCCTCGGCCTGCGGGCCGCCGACATCTGGGGCGAGGGCCGGATCGACTGGCTCTGGGCCTTCCTCGGAACCCTCGCCGCACTCGGCGCGATCCTCATCAAGGCCGAGACGGACCTGGTCGGCGTGGCCCGCCACCAGGGCGGGCTGCCACCGGTCAAGGAGGCGGCGTCCGAGCCGCGCTCCTCCGGCATGGCGCTGGCGCGCCGGGCGGCCGGGGCGCTCAAGTTCCACCGGCTGATCCTCGGGATCGAGGCCTCGCTGGTGATCCTCGTGGTGGCCGTGGTCGACGCGATCGGGGGCGACCTCTTCTACACCCGTCTGACCGTCGCGGTGATGGCCGGCATCGCACTGCTGCAGACCCTGCTGCACCTGGTGTCCGTCCTGGCGTCCAGCAGGCTGAAGTGA
- a CDS encoding iron-containing alcohol dehydrogenase family protein: MPVLTRLIPSPVVVDIRRGAMDDLAGLLADQRISSSGKLAIAISDGSGRALRERLAPVLPGADWYPVSDGTIDSAVKLADGIKGNRYDAVVGLGGGKIIDVAKYAAARVGLPMVAVATNLSHDGLCSPVATLDNDNGRGSYGVPTPIAVVIDLDVIREAPARYVRSGIGDAISNISCVADWELAHEVNDEEIDGLAAAMARQAGEAVLRHPGGVGDDAFLKVLAEGLVLTGISMSVAGDSRPASGACHEINHAFDLLYPQRAASHGEQVGLGACFAMHLRGARQESLLMASILRRHGLPVLPEEIGFSVDEFVKAVDYAPQTRPGRFTILEHLNLSTDQIRDAYADYATTISS, translated from the coding sequence GTGCCAGTACTGACCCGGCTCATTCCGTCCCCGGTCGTCGTCGACATCCGGCGCGGCGCCATGGACGATCTGGCGGGTCTCCTGGCCGATCAGCGCATCTCCTCCTCGGGCAAGCTCGCCATCGCGATCAGCGACGGCTCCGGGCGCGCCCTGCGGGAGAGGCTCGCCCCGGTCCTGCCGGGAGCCGACTGGTATCCGGTGTCCGACGGAACGATCGACTCGGCGGTGAAGCTCGCCGACGGCATCAAGGGCAACCGGTACGACGCCGTCGTCGGCCTCGGCGGCGGCAAGATCATCGACGTGGCGAAGTACGCCGCGGCGCGGGTCGGGCTGCCCATGGTCGCCGTCGCGACGAACCTCTCGCACGACGGACTCTGCTCGCCGGTCGCGACGCTCGACAACGACAACGGGCGCGGCTCCTACGGGGTCCCCACCCCGATCGCCGTGGTCATCGACCTCGACGTGATCCGTGAGGCGCCCGCCCGCTACGTCCGTTCCGGCATCGGCGACGCGATCTCGAACATCTCCTGCGTCGCCGACTGGGAGCTGGCCCACGAGGTCAACGACGAGGAGATCGACGGCCTGGCGGCCGCGATGGCCCGCCAGGCGGGCGAGGCCGTACTGCGCCACCCCGGCGGGGTCGGCGACGACGCCTTCCTCAAGGTGCTGGCCGAGGGGCTCGTGCTCACCGGCATCTCGATGTCGGTCGCGGGCGACTCGCGTCCGGCGTCCGGCGCCTGCCACGAGATCAACCACGCCTTCGACCTGCTCTACCCCCAGCGCGCGGCCAGCCACGGCGAGCAGGTCGGCCTCGGCGCCTGCTTCGCCATGCATCTGCGCGGTGCCCGCCAGGAGTCGCTCCTGATGGCATCGATACTGCGCCGCCACGGTCTGCCGGTCCTGCCGGAGGAGATCGGGTTCAGCGTCGACGAGTTCGTGAAGGCCGTCGACTACGCGCCGCAGACGCGTCCGGGACGCTTCACCATCCTGGAGCACCTCAACCTGTCCACCGACCAGATCAGGGACGCGTACGCCGACTATGCGACGACCATCAGTAGCTGA
- a CDS encoding phosphocholine cytidylyltransferase family protein, with the protein MIGLVLAAGAGRRLRPYTDTLPKALVPVDGDKTVLDLTLANFAAVGLTEVAIVVGYRKEAVYARKAELEATYGVTLTLIDNDKAEEWNNAYSLWCARDVLKRGVILANGDTVHPVSVEKTLLDARGKGRKIILALDTEKVLADEEMKVITEEGKGVQRITKLMDPATATGEYIGVTLIEAEAAEELADALKTTFERDPDLYYEDGYQELVNRGFTVDVAPIGTVTWVEIDNHDDLEKGREIACQY; encoded by the coding sequence ATGATCGGCCTCGTACTGGCAGCCGGTGCAGGACGACGTCTGCGCCCCTACACGGACACGCTTCCCAAGGCGCTCGTCCCTGTCGACGGCGACAAGACGGTCCTCGACCTCACGCTCGCCAACTTCGCGGCGGTCGGGCTCACCGAGGTCGCGATCGTCGTCGGCTACCGCAAGGAGGCCGTCTACGCCCGCAAGGCCGAGCTGGAGGCGACGTACGGCGTCACCCTCACGCTCATCGACAACGACAAGGCCGAGGAGTGGAACAACGCCTACTCCCTCTGGTGCGCCCGTGACGTCCTCAAGCGCGGCGTGATCCTCGCCAACGGCGACACCGTGCACCCGGTCTCCGTCGAGAAGACCCTCCTGGACGCCCGCGGCAAGGGCCGGAAGATCATCCTCGCCCTGGACACCGAGAAGGTCCTCGCCGACGAGGAGATGAAGGTCATCACGGAGGAGGGCAAGGGCGTCCAGCGCATCACGAAGCTGATGGACCCGGCCACCGCGACCGGCGAGTACATCGGCGTCACCCTCATCGAGGCCGAGGCCGCCGAGGAGCTGGCGGACGCGCTGAAGACCACCTTCGAGCGCGACCCCGACCTCTACTACGAGGACGGCTACCAGGAGCTGGTCAACCGCGGCTTCACCGTCGACGTGGCCCCCATCGGCACCGTGACCTGGGTCGAGATCGACAACCACGACGACCTCGAGAAGGGCCGTGAGATCGCGTGCCAGTACTGA
- a CDS encoding DUF5941 domain-containing protein: protein MQTAADAADAAALLAAVPAGRRVALVDPRFVGHVHALRLGLTDPRFPAATVPGALTAQPQARGALLRALDRTAAAVGAGAPVVEPTADPAPEDRTVPGRIAVALEAEGTPVQRPALGSLVAAVPTDPEQRAAAEAGLAAVDDEAVRLRNAVKAHDGFFTTYCISPYSRYIARWCARRNLTPNQVTTASLITALIAAGAAATGTRGGYVAAGILLLVSFVLDCTDGQLARYSLRYSTMGAWLDATFDRAKEYAYYAGLAIGAVRGGDDVWVLALGAMVLQACRHVVDFSFNEANHDAVANTSPTAALSDKLDSVGWTVWVRRMIVLPIGERWAMIAVLTALTTPRIVFYALLVGCSLAACYTTAGRLLRSLTRRAGRTDRAARALADLADSGPLAQGVARVAPGLRGAFTAPAVALLGTLVMIGGALLLPYGSWLTVAAAAVYVVLSGLAVARPLKGALDWLAPPFFRAAEYVTILVLAARSDAPHAVPAAFGLVSAVAYHHYDTVYRIRGGTGAPPQWLVRTVGGHEGRTALVAVLAALLTHTSGFTTALTALAVAVALVVLVESIRFWVSSSAPAVHDEGELA, encoded by the coding sequence GTGCAGACCGCCGCCGACGCCGCTGACGCCGCGGCCCTCCTCGCCGCCGTCCCGGCAGGCCGCCGGGTCGCCCTCGTCGACCCGCGCTTCGTGGGGCACGTCCACGCGCTGCGGCTCGGGCTGACCGACCCGCGCTTCCCCGCCGCCACCGTCCCCGGCGCGCTCACCGCCCAGCCCCAGGCGCGTGGAGCCCTGCTGCGCGCCCTGGACCGCACCGCCGCCGCGGTCGGCGCGGGCGCCCCGGTCGTCGAGCCGACGGCCGACCCCGCGCCCGAGGACCGCACCGTCCCCGGCCGGATCGCCGTCGCGCTGGAGGCCGAGGGCACCCCCGTACAGCGCCCCGCCCTGGGCTCGCTCGTCGCGGCCGTCCCCACGGACCCGGAGCAGCGGGCCGCCGCCGAGGCGGGCCTCGCCGCGGTCGACGACGAGGCGGTACGGCTGCGCAACGCGGTGAAGGCCCACGACGGGTTCTTCACCACGTACTGCATCAGCCCCTACTCCCGCTACATCGCCCGCTGGTGCGCCCGCCGCAACCTCACCCCGAACCAGGTCACCACCGCCTCGCTGATCACCGCGCTCATCGCGGCGGGCGCGGCGGCCACCGGCACCCGGGGCGGCTACGTCGCCGCCGGGATCCTGCTCCTGGTCTCCTTCGTCCTGGACTGCACGGACGGGCAGCTCGCCCGCTACTCGCTGCGGTACTCGACGATGGGCGCCTGGCTGGACGCCACCTTCGACCGGGCCAAGGAGTACGCCTACTACGCCGGGCTCGCCATCGGCGCCGTACGCGGCGGCGACGACGTGTGGGTCCTGGCGCTCGGCGCGATGGTCCTCCAGGCCTGCCGCCATGTCGTGGACTTCTCGTTCAACGAGGCCAACCACGACGCGGTCGCCAACACCAGCCCCACCGCAGCCCTCTCCGACAAGCTCGACAGCGTCGGCTGGACGGTCTGGGTGCGGCGGATGATCGTGCTGCCGATCGGCGAGCGCTGGGCCATGATCGCCGTGCTCACCGCGCTCACGACCCCGCGCATCGTCTTCTATGCTCTGCTCGTCGGCTGCTCCCTGGCCGCCTGCTACACCACGGCCGGCCGGCTGCTGCGCTCGCTGACCCGCAGGGCCGGCCGCACCGACCGCGCCGCGCGGGCACTCGCGGACCTCGCCGACTCGGGGCCCCTCGCCCAGGGCGTCGCGAGGGTCGCGCCGGGCCTCCGGGGAGCGTTCACGGCCCCGGCCGTCGCCCTGCTCGGCACACTCGTCATGATCGGCGGCGCCCTCCTCCTCCCGTACGGCAGCTGGCTCACCGTCGCCGCGGCGGCGGTGTACGTGGTCCTCTCCGGCCTCGCCGTCGCCCGCCCGCTCAAGGGCGCGCTGGACTGGCTCGCGCCGCCGTTCTTCCGGGCCGCGGAGTACGTCACGATCCTGGTGCTGGCGGCCCGCAGCGACGCCCCCCACGCCGTTCCTGCGGCCTTCGGGCTCGTCTCGGCCGTCGCCTACCATCACTACGACACGGTGTACCGCATTCGCGGAGGCACCGGCGCGCCGCCCCAGTGGCTGGTGCGGACGGTCGGTGGACACGAGGGCCGCACCGCGCTGGTGGCCGTCCTCGCCGCCCTACTCACCCACACCTCAGGTTTCACCACGGCCCTGACCGCGCTCGCGGTCGCCGTGGCTCTGGTGGTGCTCGTGGAGTCCATCCGCTTCTGGGTGTCCTCCTCGGCCCCCGCCGTACACGACGAAGGAGAACTCGCATGA
- the galE gene encoding UDP-glucose 4-epimerase GalE — translation MTWLITGGAGYIGAHVARAMVAAGERVVVLDDRSSGIVDRLPDAVTLVEGSASDRALLDRVLAGHAVSGVVHLAAKKQVGESVEKPLLYYRENVAGLAVLLEAVVAAGVPRFLFSSSAAVYGVPDVDLITEETPCLPINPYGETKLTGEWLVRATGKAHGLSTACLRYFNVAGAAAPELADTGVFNIVPMMFERLTRGEAPRIFGDDYPTPDGTCVRDYIHVADLAEAHLAVARRLDGAGAGELTLNVGRGEGVSVRELAGVIGEVTGHGLKPVVEPRRAGDAPTAVASSARITEELGWTARRSVREMVESAWEGWCLRHPEARS, via the coding sequence ATGACATGGCTGATCACAGGCGGGGCGGGATACATCGGGGCACACGTGGCGCGGGCCATGGTCGCGGCGGGAGAGCGGGTCGTGGTGCTCGACGACCGCTCCAGCGGCATCGTGGACCGGCTGCCGGACGCCGTCACGCTGGTGGAGGGCTCGGCCTCCGACCGGGCCCTGCTGGACCGGGTGCTGGCCGGCCACGCGGTGAGCGGTGTGGTGCATCTCGCGGCGAAGAAGCAGGTCGGCGAGTCCGTGGAGAAGCCGCTGCTGTACTACCGGGAGAACGTGGCCGGACTGGCCGTGCTGCTGGAGGCCGTGGTCGCGGCGGGGGTGCCGCGCTTCCTCTTCTCGTCCTCGGCGGCCGTCTACGGCGTACCGGACGTGGACCTCATCACGGAGGAGACGCCCTGTCTCCCGATCAACCCGTACGGCGAGACCAAGCTCACCGGTGAGTGGCTGGTGCGGGCCACCGGGAAGGCCCACGGGCTCTCGACCGCCTGTCTGCGGTACTTCAACGTGGCGGGCGCCGCCGCACCGGAACTCGCGGACACCGGGGTCTTCAACATCGTGCCGATGATGTTCGAGCGGCTGACGCGCGGCGAGGCCCCGCGGATCTTCGGTGACGACTACCCGACGCCGGACGGCACCTGTGTCCGTGACTACATCCATGTGGCCGATCTGGCGGAGGCGCATCTCGCCGTCGCCCGGCGGCTGGACGGGGCGGGCGCCGGTGAGCTGACGCTCAACGTCGGCCGGGGCGAGGGCGTCTCGGTCCGGGAGCTGGCCGGGGTGATCGGCGAGGTGACGGGCCACGGCCTGAAGCCGGTGGTCGAGCCGCGCCGGGCCGGTGACGCGCCGACGGCGGTGGCGTCGTCCGCGCGGATCACCGAGGAGCTGGGCTGGACGGCGCGGCGGAGCGTCCGCGAGATGGTGGAGTCGGCCTGGGAGGGCTGGTGCCTGCGCCACCCCGAGGCGCGTTCGTAG
- a CDS encoding cation diffusion facilitator family transporter produces MGAGHDHGHTHGGPPPTGTAAAAYRGRLRVALGITLSVMVMEIVGGVLSDSLALIADAAHMATDALGLGMALLAIHFANRPAGPNRTFGFARAEILAALANCLLLLGVGGYLVFEAVERFITPAETKGGLAIAFAAVGLVANLVSLSLLMRGQQESLNVRGAYLEVMADTLGSVAVIISAGVIMATGWQPADPIASLVIGLMIVPRTVKLLRETLNVLLEAAPKGVDMAEVRAHITELPGVLDVHDLHAWTITSGMPVLSAHVVVRQEMLDSIGHEKVLHELQGCLGDHFDVEHCTFQLEPSGHAEHEARLCH; encoded by the coding sequence ATGGGGGCTGGACACGATCACGGGCATACACACGGCGGACCGCCCCCGACGGGCACGGCGGCCGCCGCGTACCGGGGCAGGCTCCGGGTGGCCCTGGGGATCACGCTGAGCGTGATGGTCATGGAGATCGTCGGCGGGGTGCTCTCCGACTCGCTGGCCCTGATCGCGGACGCCGCCCACATGGCCACCGACGCCCTGGGGCTCGGGATGGCGCTGCTCGCCATCCACTTCGCCAACCGTCCGGCCGGGCCGAACCGCACCTTCGGCTTCGCCCGCGCGGAGATCCTGGCGGCGCTCGCGAACTGTCTGCTGCTGCTGGGGGTCGGCGGCTATCTGGTCTTCGAGGCGGTCGAGCGGTTCATCACCCCGGCCGAGACGAAGGGCGGCCTGGCCATCGCGTTCGCCGCCGTCGGCCTGGTGGCCAACCTCGTCTCCCTCTCCCTGCTGATGCGCGGGCAGCAGGAGAGCCTGAACGTGCGGGGCGCCTATCTGGAGGTGATGGCCGACACCCTGGGCTCGGTCGCCGTGATCATCTCGGCGGGCGTCATCATGGCGACCGGCTGGCAGCCCGCCGACCCGATCGCCTCCCTGGTGATCGGCCTGATGATCGTTCCCCGGACCGTGAAGCTGCTGCGGGAGACCCTGAACGTGCTCCTGGAGGCGGCGCCCAAGGGTGTGGACATGGCGGAGGTGCGGGCCCACATCACGGAGCTGCCCGGGGTCCTGGACGTCCACGACCTGCACGCCTGGACGATCACCTCGGGGATGCCGGTGCTCTCCGCCCATGTGGTGGTGCGCCAGGAGATGCTCGACTCGATAGGGCACGAGAAGGTCCTGCACGAGCTGCAGGGCTGCCTCGGGGACCACTTCGACGTGGAGCACTGCACCTTCCAGCTGGAGCCGAGCGGTCACGCGGAGCACGAGGCGCGGCTCTGCCACTGA
- a CDS encoding bifunctional class I SAM-dependent methyltransferase/N-acetyltransferase: MTDHTDDASRTEAFFTLHHRLPRQSPGSDATTRRLLALAGPLPDRPRVLDLGCGPGRAALLLAAEAGAEVTAVDLHQPFLDELREAAVARGLGDRVRTVRADMGDLAGPGFPAGSFDLIWAEGSAYCIGFDTAVRDWQRLLAPGGAMMISECVWTTDAPSAGARDFWARNGSLRTLPETTAAAVAAGCTVDAVLLQPESDWDEYYVPLAERVGSTAPGAPGMEWALAATREELAVRRDHGTEYGYAAYVLRPADPRWRTRPETPEDRAAVHAVNTAAFPTRGEADLVDALRADTGAWLPELGRIAEAPDGSPAAYALLTRCRVGDAPALALAPVATSPVYQRQGAGQAVVRAVLDGARVRGEALVLVLGHPEYYPRFGFVPASRYGIRPGFEVPDGAMMALVLDDSVPVPAGVIRYPAAFGV, encoded by the coding sequence TTGACCGACCACACTGACGACGCCTCGCGCACCGAGGCGTTCTTCACCCTGCACCACCGTCTTCCCCGGCAGAGCCCCGGCTCCGACGCGACCACGCGTCGGCTGCTCGCTCTCGCCGGCCCGCTGCCCGACCGCCCGCGCGTTCTCGACCTGGGCTGCGGCCCCGGCCGGGCCGCTCTGCTGCTCGCCGCCGAGGCGGGCGCCGAGGTGACCGCGGTCGACCTGCACCAGCCGTTCCTGGACGAGCTGCGCGAGGCGGCCGTGGCCCGTGGCCTCGGCGATCGCGTCCGTACCGTCCGGGCGGACATGGGCGACCTCGCCGGGCCTGGGTTCCCCGCGGGGTCCTTCGACCTGATCTGGGCCGAGGGCTCCGCGTACTGCATCGGATTCGACACCGCCGTCCGCGACTGGCAGCGACTGCTGGCCCCGGGCGGCGCGATGATGATCTCCGAGTGCGTCTGGACCACGGACGCGCCGTCCGCCGGGGCGCGCGACTTCTGGGCGCGCAACGGCTCCCTGCGCACCCTGCCGGAGACCACCGCGGCGGCCGTCGCCGCCGGCTGCACGGTCGACGCCGTGCTGCTCCAGCCCGAGAGCGACTGGGACGAGTACTACGTACCGCTCGCCGAACGGGTCGGGAGCACCGCCCCCGGCGCTCCCGGTATGGAGTGGGCGCTCGCGGCCACCCGTGAGGAACTGGCTGTGCGGCGGGACCACGGCACGGAGTACGGCTATGCCGCGTATGTGCTGCGCCCCGCCGATCCGCGGTGGAGGACCCGCCCGGAGACGCCGGAGGACCGTGCGGCCGTGCACGCGGTCAACACGGCCGCGTTCCCCACCCGGGGCGAGGCGGACCTCGTGGACGCCCTACGGGCCGACACCGGGGCCTGGCTGCCGGAGCTCGGCCGTATCGCCGAGGCCCCGGACGGTTCCCCGGCGGCGTACGCGCTGCTCACCCGCTGCCGGGTCGGCGACGCCCCGGCGCTCGCCCTGGCTCCGGTGGCCACCTCTCCCGTGTACCAGCGGCAGGGTGCGGGGCAGGCCGTGGTGCGGGCGGTGCTGGATGGAGCCCGGGTGCGCGGTGAGGCGCTGGTGCTGGTGCTCGGTCATCCCGAGTACTACCCGCGCTTCGGTTTCGTGCCGGCCTCGCGCTATGGGATCCGGCCGGGTTTCGAGGTGCCTGACGGGGCGATGATGGCCCTGGTGCTGGACGATTCCGTCCCTGTTCCGGCGGGCGTGATCCGTTATCCGGCGGCCTTCGGGGTCTGA
- the idi gene encoding isopentenyl-diphosphate Delta-isomerase — translation MPTTPATATHSSSNGTAEAIMLELVDENGTTIGTAEKLAAHQAPGQLHRAFSVFLFDEQGRLLLQRRALGKYHSPGVWSNTCCGHPYPGEAPFAAAARRTHEELGLSPSLLAEAGTVRYNHPDPVSGLVEQEFNHLFVGMAQTTAEPDPEEVGETAFVTAAELAERHARAPFSAWFMTVLDAARPAIRELTGPSAGW, via the coding sequence ATGCCGACCACACCAGCCACCGCGACGCACAGCTCGTCGAACGGCACCGCAGAAGCGATCATGCTCGAACTGGTCGACGAGAACGGCACCACGATCGGCACCGCGGAGAAGCTGGCGGCCCACCAGGCCCCCGGGCAGCTGCACCGCGCGTTCTCCGTGTTCCTCTTCGACGAGCAGGGGCGGCTCCTGCTCCAGCGCCGGGCACTCGGCAAGTACCACTCCCCCGGTGTCTGGTCGAACACCTGCTGCGGGCACCCCTATCCGGGTGAGGCCCCGTTCGCGGCCGCCGCCCGGCGTACGCACGAGGAGCTGGGGCTCTCCCCCTCGCTGCTGGCGGAGGCCGGAACGGTCCGCTACAACCACCCGGACCCCGTGTCGGGGCTGGTGGAGCAGGAGTTCAACCACCTGTTCGTGGGGATGGCGCAGACGACGGCGGAGCCGGACCCCGAGGAGGTCGGGGAGACGGCCTTCGTGACGGCGGCGGAGCTGGCGGAGCGCCACGCGCGGGCGCCGTTCTCGGCGTGGTTCATGACGGTGCTGGACGCGGCACGGCCGGCGATCCGTGAGCTGACGGGCCCGTCCGCGGGCTGGTGA
- a CDS encoding ATP-binding protein: MESLGSAPADPVSYEGVWRFTALAVDASVPSARHAVRDLLDRQGVPIEDDILQGLLLIVSELVTNAVKHAALLSPELAVEVAIAADWVRVSVEDNHPYRPTALETDYAQTGGRGLLLVKVITAEAGGTCDVEHTASGGKIIWAALPLKTQL; encoded by the coding sequence ATGGAGAGCCTCGGGAGTGCCCCTGCCGACCCCGTGTCGTACGAGGGGGTGTGGCGCTTCACCGCCTTGGCCGTGGACGCGTCCGTGCCGAGCGCCCGGCACGCCGTACGTGACCTCCTGGACCGGCAGGGCGTGCCGATCGAGGACGACATTCTCCAGGGGCTCCTGCTGATCGTCTCGGAGCTGGTCACCAACGCCGTCAAGCACGCGGCGCTCCTCTCGCCCGAGCTGGCCGTCGAGGTGGCCATCGCCGCCGACTGGGTCAGGGTCTCGGTCGAGGACAACCACCCCTACCGCCCCACCGCGCTGGAGACGGACTACGCGCAGACCGGCGGCCGGGGCCTGCTGCTGGTCAAGGTGATCACCGCGGAGGCGGGCGGCACCTGCGACGTCGAGCACACCGCGAGCGGCGGCAAGATCATCTGGGCGGCGCTGCCGTTGAAGACGCAGCTCTGA
- a CDS encoding HdeD family acid-resistance protein, which translates to MNESTAEGRKLSRSFGRLALLGTLLVIAGVIGLVHTGVATLTSMLLFGWLLLVGGLVGLLHAIESRGTNYFWLGVVVAALNIAAGVVVIKHPEGTAEALTMFAALLFLTGGVFRLVGSVVVRGPQMGWTLLQGAFGLLLGLLVLFDWPHSSLYVLGCFFSLALLFDGLGLIAIGVGGRRIVSMVSERLDETAPTPDEPITSPEDERK; encoded by the coding sequence ATGAACGAATCCACCGCCGAGGGCCGGAAGCTCAGCCGCAGTTTCGGCCGGCTCGCGCTGCTCGGCACGCTGCTGGTGATCGCGGGCGTCATCGGTCTCGTCCACACCGGCGTCGCCACGCTCACCTCGATGCTGCTCTTCGGCTGGCTGCTGCTCGTCGGCGGCCTGGTCGGGCTGCTGCACGCGATCGAGTCACGCGGTACGAACTACTTCTGGCTGGGCGTGGTGGTCGCGGCCCTCAACATCGCCGCGGGCGTCGTCGTCATCAAGCACCCCGAGGGCACGGCCGAGGCGCTGACCATGTTCGCCGCCCTGCTCTTCCTGACCGGCGGCGTCTTCCGGCTGGTCGGCAGCGTCGTCGTACGCGGCCCGCAGATGGGCTGGACGCTGCTGCAGGGCGCCTTCGGCCTGCTGCTGGGCCTGCTGGTGCTGTTCGACTGGCCGCACAGCAGCCTCTACGTCCTCGGCTGCTTCTTCTCGCTGGCCCTGCTGTTCGACGGGCTCGGCCTGATCGCCATCGGTGTCGGCGGCCGGCGCATCGTCAGCATGGTCTCGGAACGGCTCGATGAAACTGCTCCGACCCCGGACGAGCCGATCACGTCACCAGAAGACGAGCGGAAGTAG
- a CDS encoding enoyl-CoA hydratase/isomerase family protein — MDPTEPRLISSVERGVATVVIANPAKRNAMTTAMWRSLPELLERLAADPAVRALVLTGAGDTFCAGADISTLREGADTAQDLAVAAEDALAAFPLPTLAVVRGYCVGGGGQLAAACDLRFAEEGASFGVTPAKLGIVYPASSTRRLVALVGPATAKHLLFSGELIGTERALRTGLVDEVLPAGGLAGRVEEYVRVLASRSLLTQAAAKEFAGGRTDRDAHWAAEARGSGDTAEGVAAFLERRAPRFTWTAGPTG, encoded by the coding sequence ATGGACCCCACGGAACCCCGCCTGATCTCGTCCGTCGAGCGCGGCGTCGCCACGGTCGTGATCGCGAACCCCGCCAAGCGCAACGCGATGACCACCGCGATGTGGCGGAGTCTGCCGGAGCTGCTGGAGCGGCTCGCGGCCGATCCGGCGGTCCGGGCGCTGGTGCTGACCGGAGCCGGGGACACCTTCTGCGCCGGCGCCGACATCTCCACGCTGCGGGAGGGCGCGGACACCGCCCAGGACCTGGCGGTGGCGGCCGAGGACGCGCTCGCCGCGTTCCCCCTGCCGACGCTGGCCGTGGTGCGCGGCTACTGCGTGGGGGGCGGCGGCCAGCTCGCCGCCGCCTGCGATCTGCGGTTCGCGGAGGAGGGGGCCTCCTTCGGGGTCACCCCGGCCAAGCTCGGCATCGTCTACCCCGCCTCCTCGACCCGGCGGCTGGTCGCCCTCGTCGGTCCGGCCACGGCCAAGCACCTGCTGTTCTCCGGCGAGCTGATCGGCACGGAACGGGCGCTGCGCACCGGCCTGGTCGACGAGGTGCTGCCCGCGGGCGGCCTGGCCGGGCGGGTCGAGGAGTACGTACGGGTCCTGGCGTCCCGGTCCCTGCTCACCCAGGCCGCCGCCAAGGAGTTCGCCGGGGGCCGGACGGACCGGGACGCCCACTGGGCCGCTGAGGCGCGGGGCAGCGGTGACACGGCGGAGGGCGTCGCCGCCTTCCTGGAGC